The following coding sequences are from one Paenibacillus sp. FSL R5-0912 window:
- a CDS encoding metallophosphoesterase family protein, producing MIPFRFLHAADLHLDSRFAGLSHLPQAIRSYLRESTFAALGRLVGVAIEQRVDFVVISGDVYDVSDASLQGQLRFREALEELGQHGIQVFLIHGNHDPLDGPRLAAAPPDHVTVFGGSEPEQAIARRREDGREVAVISGISYPTAKVTENTALRFNRQPGSNLFHIALLHGNVDGDLQHETYSPCSRKDLIGRGYDYWALGHIHKRSILHDRPPIVYPGNIQGRSIKETGPKGCYTVQVDAEGAASLTFHELDSVRWQVREIPVEGLADEASLTRAVENAVEDIREETPQLMSVVRFRLTGRGAIHKVLTEKGAAEDLLAELQRRETVRAERKEYAGLVWTEGFAMETGLAIDRGRLLLEDSFLGEMLRLAGRSGGNDQELEELISTALRPLMENQELRKLLMSTGSEEKRDWLSRAAELGTVLLSGVEEQAGVPQGPAAGEELLSARASGSLERDGAGGSAVSKAMPEEEGSDGEAADLTVWRERGGC from the coding sequence ATGATTCCTTTTCGATTCCTGCATGCTGCGGATCTGCACCTGGACAGCCGGTTTGCAGGGCTGTCCCATCTGCCGCAGGCTATACGCTCCTATCTCCGGGAGTCCACCTTCGCCGCCCTCGGGCGGCTTGTTGGCGTAGCTATAGAGCAAAGGGTAGATTTCGTAGTCATCAGCGGGGATGTCTATGATGTCTCCGATGCCTCTCTCCAGGGTCAGCTCCGGTTCCGGGAAGCCCTGGAGGAACTCGGGCAGCACGGGATTCAGGTGTTCCTGATTCACGGAAATCATGATCCGCTGGACGGGCCGCGTCTTGCAGCGGCACCTCCTGATCACGTTACAGTGTTCGGCGGCAGCGAACCGGAACAGGCCATCGCCCGCCGCAGAGAGGACGGCAGGGAGGTAGCCGTGATCAGCGGGATCTCCTATCCGACTGCCAAAGTGACTGAGAATACGGCGCTGCGGTTTAACCGTCAACCGGGCAGCAACCTGTTCCACATTGCGCTGCTGCACGGCAATGTGGACGGGGATCTCCAGCATGAGACGTACTCTCCCTGCAGCCGCAAGGATCTGATCGGGAGAGGCTACGACTATTGGGCGCTGGGGCATATTCATAAACGCAGTATTCTGCATGATCGTCCGCCCATTGTCTATCCGGGAAATATTCAGGGACGGAGCATCAAGGAAACCGGCCCTAAAGGCTGCTACACCGTCCAGGTGGATGCAGAAGGTGCTGCGTCACTGACCTTCCATGAACTGGACAGTGTGCGCTGGCAGGTCCGTGAGATCCCGGTGGAGGGTCTGGCGGATGAGGCTTCGTTAACGCGAGCCGTTGAGAATGCGGTTGAAGACATCCGGGAAGAAACACCGCAGCTGATGTCTGTCGTAAGGTTCCGTCTGACCGGGCGGGGTGCTATACATAAGGTGCTGACGGAGAAGGGGGCTGCGGAGGATCTGCTCGCTGAGCTGCAGCGGAGGGAAACAGTCCGTGCGGAACGTAAGGAGTATGCAGGTCTCGTATGGACCGAAGGCTTCGCTATGGAAACGGGACTGGCGATTGACCGGGGCCGTCTGCTGCTGGAGGACAGCTTCCTCGGCGAAATGCTGCGGCTTGCCGGACGGAGCGGCGGGAACGACCAGGAGCTGGAGGAGCTGATCTCCACTGCGCTAAGGCCGCTAATGGAGAATCAGGAGCTGCGCAAGCTGCTCATGTCCACAGGGAGCGAAGAGAAGCGGGACTGGCTAAGCAGGGCTGCGGAGCTGGGCACTGTGCTGCTCAGCGGAGTGGAGGAGCAAGCCGGTGTACCGCAGGGTCCTGCGGCAGGAGAAGAGCTTCTGTCTGCCCGGGCCAGCGGGTCCTTGGAAAGAGACGGAGCCGGCGGATCAGCGGTGAGTAAGGCGATGCCGGAGGAAGAGGGCAGTGACGGGGAAGCGGCGGACCTGACTGTATGGCGAGAGCGGGGGGGATGCTGA
- a CDS encoding AAA family ATPase, whose protein sequence is MKIESLRIDGYGRLARREMKLNEGVTVLFGRNEAGKSTTLQFIRAMLYGIPGRAYPAERYEPLQGGIHGGVLNARDDTGALWTIRRFASGGEGPGRGEKLQITLSHPDGTTEELQQAELERRLLGGISRSMFRQLFAVSLDELQELGALQSGEMSSYLFHAGMGGGGEIMRAEKRLVQDAEKLYKPRGKVQDAAKILQSIEKLEREVAESRSYLPRYNENTLALEAVEQKLLQMKDSRETAADRLLKLRKAQEIRELWLKWSEARLELAELPQIDAFPEAGVDRWKSLEGDQRGLEGAAFRLERLKADLAAELAAKPPDPLLEQQGPALEALDRRRGSYEDKRTERQRLTGELAALGEQLQRTLRSIGAGWSAAELGGFAASAADREAARRYAASFAGYDRQMETRGAELLSLRARTAAAGAALQAAERQLAQGYASGAADFAGIAKRSPRELLQLWDELQQAAERWREALLGGSAGGAEVPRRRGTAAGDSRPGGNGRRAQRYRRLLQAGAALTLLLPPALLLTGAPPVSAWSALGLLAAADLGLWAALRAAAAVNPPPAPGGGEAGKAAAEMLRLRGLLLSGAKPESGIQDAGGLEAGMKELRRLMEAWNAWRQRVERQTAEVEACRTELAVLAGQERVLAEELDHAEASFTELAARYEEWLRQRGLPEGLSPDGLPDIFALAEQGNELLRQQGKLSLRLSGLESECAAYEQEGMILLRDTEAAAEARRDHSSVTLSSPVHPNSQSGPQPEPQAEPPAGARASTQASPDSLSLLTWLELRKREWEALKTELLRRESIEARLTQVHEELAANRREQKELNGRSSRLLQEGGAENGEQFLRRSSAWMRHSELTRSVRQWELAMFGGWEQEGKAELLLLLEHRDARVLEQERMAAEEAVLSLEEERSSLLQQRGKLLQEREDLRGRCMEDSALQQLEEQRAALHNLAGQYAVTALAAELMGRTRRIYEQEKQPQVLQLASVYFSKLTHGEYRRIVMTLGHKELKAEHKDAGLMDSGLLSRGTAEQLYLAIRLALSETMSSQVNLPLFFDDLFVNFDEHRLHAALGLLGELSVSRQIVMMTCHRHVAEAVAGIIPAAAVISV, encoded by the coding sequence ATGAAAATTGAGTCTTTGCGGATTGACGGCTATGGCCGTCTGGCCCGGCGGGAGATGAAGCTGAATGAGGGGGTCACTGTGCTCTTCGGGCGTAATGAAGCCGGCAAAAGCACTACCCTGCAGTTTATCCGCGCGATGCTGTACGGCATCCCCGGCCGGGCGTATCCTGCCGAGCGGTATGAGCCGCTGCAAGGCGGAATACATGGCGGGGTGCTGAATGCGCGTGACGACACAGGCGCCCTCTGGACGATCCGGCGGTTTGCTTCCGGCGGTGAAGGACCGGGAAGAGGCGAGAAGCTGCAGATTACACTTAGCCATCCGGATGGAACCACTGAGGAGCTGCAGCAGGCTGAGCTGGAGCGCCGCCTGCTGGGCGGCATCTCGCGGAGTATGTTCCGCCAGCTGTTCGCCGTCTCGCTGGACGAGCTGCAGGAGCTTGGCGCGCTGCAGTCCGGTGAGATGAGCAGCTACCTGTTCCATGCCGGGATGGGCGGCGGCGGCGAGATTATGCGGGCGGAGAAACGCCTGGTCCAGGATGCCGAGAAGCTCTACAAGCCACGGGGCAAGGTGCAGGATGCCGCCAAGATTCTGCAGTCTATTGAGAAGCTGGAACGGGAGGTAGCGGAGAGCCGCTCCTATCTGCCCAGATATAATGAGAATACGCTGGCTCTGGAAGCGGTAGAGCAGAAGCTGTTACAGATGAAAGATAGCCGGGAAACCGCGGCAGACCGGCTGCTTAAGCTGCGGAAGGCACAGGAGATCCGCGAGCTGTGGCTGAAATGGTCTGAAGCCCGTCTTGAGCTGGCAGAGCTTCCGCAGATTGATGCGTTCCCTGAAGCTGGGGTGGACCGCTGGAAGTCACTGGAGGGCGATCAGCGGGGATTGGAGGGTGCGGCGTTCCGCCTGGAACGGCTGAAGGCAGACCTTGCGGCTGAGCTTGCCGCGAAGCCGCCTGATCCCCTGCTGGAGCAGCAGGGGCCGGCTCTCGAAGCGCTGGACCGCAGACGGGGCAGCTATGAGGACAAGCGCACGGAGCGGCAGCGGCTGACGGGCGAGCTTGCCGCGCTGGGCGAACAGCTCCAGCGTACCCTGCGCAGCATTGGCGCGGGCTGGAGCGCCGCTGAGCTGGGGGGCTTCGCAGCCAGCGCGGCGGACCGGGAAGCCGCGCGGCGCTACGCTGCGTCCTTTGCCGGGTACGACCGGCAAATGGAGACCAGGGGCGCGGAGCTGCTGAGCCTCCGCGCCAGAACGGCCGCCGCCGGCGCTGCGCTGCAGGCGGCCGAGCGTCAGCTTGCGCAGGGGTACGCAAGCGGCGCAGCGGACTTCGCGGGCATTGCGAAGCGCAGCCCGCGTGAACTGCTGCAGCTGTGGGACGAGCTGCAGCAGGCCGCCGAGCGCTGGCGCGAAGCGCTGCTCGGCGGCTCTGCAGGCGGCGCGGAGGTCCCGCGCCGCAGAGGCACTGCCGCCGGGGACAGCCGCCCCGGCGGGAACGGGCGCCGGGCGCAGCGCTACCGGCGCCTCCTGCAGGCGGGCGCAGCGCTTACGCTGCTGCTGCCGCCTGCGCTGCTCTTGACCGGCGCGCCGCCGGTCAGCGCATGGTCCGCGCTCGGCCTGCTGGCCGCAGCGGACCTGGGGCTGTGGGCCGCCCTGCGCGCAGCGGCGGCCGTTAATCCGCCGCCTGCGCCGGGCGGCGGGGAGGCAGGCAAGGCCGCAGCGGAGATGCTGCGGCTGCGCGGGCTTTTGCTCTCCGGGGCGAAGCCGGAGAGCGGCATACAAGATGCCGGCGGGCTGGAGGCCGGGATGAAGGAGCTGCGCCGCCTGATGGAGGCGTGGAACGCCTGGCGCCAGCGCGTCGAACGGCAGACCGCTGAAGTCGAGGCCTGCCGCACGGAGCTCGCGGTGCTGGCCGGACAGGAGCGGGTACTGGCAGAGGAGCTGGACCATGCCGAAGCCAGCTTCACGGAGCTGGCCGCTCGTTATGAAGAATGGCTGCGCCAGCGGGGGCTGCCGGAAGGGCTCTCACCGGACGGCCTGCCGGATATCTTCGCCCTGGCGGAGCAAGGCAATGAACTGCTGCGCCAGCAGGGCAAATTATCCCTCCGGCTCAGCGGACTGGAGTCAGAGTGCGCTGCTTATGAGCAGGAAGGGATGATTCTGCTTAGAGATACTGAGGCTGCTGCCGAGGCCCGCAGGGATCACTCCTCTGTTACTTTGAGCTCTCCAGTACATCCCAACTCACAATCAGGCCCGCAGCCGGAGCCCCAAGCTGAACCTCCTGCCGGAGCCCGGGCTTCAACTCAAGCTTCACCGGACTCTCTTTCACTGCTAACCTGGCTGGAGCTGCGGAAGCGGGAATGGGAGGCGCTGAAGACAGAGCTGCTGCGCAGGGAGAGTATAGAGGCGCGGCTTACCCAAGTTCATGAGGAACTGGCTGCGAACCGGAGAGAGCAGAAGGAGCTGAACGGGCGGAGCAGCAGGCTCCTTCAGGAAGGCGGCGCTGAGAACGGCGAACAATTCCTGCGCCGTTCATCGGCCTGGATGAGGCATAGTGAGCTGACGCGGTCGGTACGGCAGTGGGAGCTGGCTATGTTTGGCGGATGGGAGCAGGAAGGCAAGGCAGAACTGCTCTTGCTGCTGGAGCATCGGGATGCCCGGGTGCTTGAACAGGAACGTATGGCGGCGGAAGAAGCGGTGTTGAGCCTGGAGGAAGAACGCAGTTCCCTGCTCCAGCAGCGCGGCAAGCTGCTGCAGGAACGGGAGGACCTGAGGGGGCGGTGCATGGAGGACTCGGCGCTTCAGCAGCTGGAAGAACAGCGGGCGGCGCTGCATAATCTGGCCGGGCAATATGCGGTAACGGCGCTGGCGGCCGAGCTTATGGGACGGACGCGGCGGATCTATGAACAGGAGAAGCAGCCGCAGGTGCTGCAGCTTGCCTCTGTATATTTCTCTAAGCTGACGCATGGGGAGTACCGCCGGATCGTAATGACTCTGGGGCACAAGGAGCTGAAAGCGGAGCATAAGGATGCCGGGCTGATGGACAGCGGACTGCTTAGCCGGGGGACGGCGGAACAGCTGTATCTGGCGATCCGGCTGGCCCTTTCGGAGACCATGAGCAGTCAGGTGAACCTGCCGCTGTTCTTCGACGATTTGTTTGTCAATTTCGATGAACACCGCTTACATGCGGCTCTCGGATTACTGGGCGAATTGTCGGTATCCCGGCAGATTGTGATGATGACCTGCCACCGGCATGTGGCCGAAGCGGTGGCGGGGATCATACCTGCTGCTGCGGTTATTTCCGTGTAG
- a CDS encoding YkvI family membrane protein encodes MKSRVRTLQIAFTYIGTIVGAGFATGQEILRFFTRYGHWALLTILFSTAIFIWLGTKMMIIARRIEADSYEDFNRHLFGEKVGSSISLFTMIILIGVNSIMLAGAGAIFKEHLGMPYQAGLLLTILGSYLLLKRGISGILQINSLVVPLMLTLSLIIVFNTLGVPGADRFLFLPTDHSFFSAWMSPLLYTAFNLGMAQAVLVPLARHTEDEQALVRGGILGGAGIGFMLLAAHFAMSSQMPGILQFEIPMGSIAFRLGPIVQTIFLLLIFMEIFSTFVADIYGVSVQLQQRLPVAPALVTPLLMLVCYVFSQFGFSSLLRVFYPIFGALCLVWAVMLMRAPMSQPPRPSGPPASGTGGKGITIVAVKPVIRTTRK; translated from the coding sequence ATGAAGTCCCGAGTCCGCACATTGCAGATCGCTTTTACCTATATTGGCACCATTGTGGGTGCCGGCTTCGCCACCGGCCAGGAGATTCTCCGTTTCTTCACAAGATACGGCCACTGGGCCTTGCTGACCATCCTGTTCTCCACCGCGATATTTATTTGGCTTGGCACCAAAATGATGATTATCGCCCGGCGGATTGAGGCAGACTCCTATGAAGATTTCAACCGCCATCTGTTTGGAGAAAAGGTCGGCTCCAGCATCAGCCTGTTCACCATGATTATTCTGATTGGCGTGAACAGCATTATGCTGGCGGGTGCCGGGGCTATTTTTAAGGAGCATCTCGGAATGCCCTATCAGGCGGGGCTGCTGCTCACGATTCTCGGGTCCTATCTGCTGCTGAAGCGGGGCATTTCCGGAATCCTGCAAATCAATAGCCTGGTGGTTCCTTTGATGCTTACTCTGTCGCTAATTATTGTATTTAATACGCTGGGTGTTCCCGGTGCAGACCGATTCCTGTTCCTGCCGACAGACCATAGCTTCTTCAGTGCCTGGATGTCTCCGCTCCTGTATACCGCCTTTAACCTAGGCATGGCCCAGGCCGTGCTTGTTCCGCTGGCCCGGCATACCGAGGACGAGCAGGCGCTTGTACGCGGAGGGATTCTGGGCGGAGCCGGAATCGGGTTCATGCTTCTGGCAGCCCACTTTGCCATGAGTTCACAAATGCCGGGAATTCTGCAGTTCGAGATCCCGATGGGCAGCATCGCCTTCCGGCTGGGTCCCATCGTGCAGACGATTTTTCTGCTGCTGATCTTCATGGAAATCTTCAGTACCTTCGTCGCTGACATCTACGGGGTTAGCGTTCAACTGCAGCAGCGCCTGCCGGTCGCTCCAGCCCTGGTAACCCCGCTGCTTATGCTGGTCTGTTATGTGTTCAGCCAATTCGGCTTCAGTTCCCTGCTCAGGGTATTCTACCCGATCTTCGGCGCCCTGTGCCTGGTGTGGGCGGTCATGCTGATGCGTGCTCCCATGTCACAGCCGCCGCGGCCAAGCGGTCCGCCTGCCTCTGGAACCGGAGGTAAGGGCATCACCATTGTGGCGGTTAAGCCGGTGATCCGGACTACACGGAAATAA
- a CDS encoding xanthine phosphoribosyltransferase, translated as MELLKQRILEEGVVISDQVLKLDGLLNHQVDPMLTMEMGREFARRFAEAGVTRVVTVESSGIAVAFATAYEMKVPLVFARRKKTLLADPDALCERVPSFTKGIVTDIMLSRQYISEHDKILFIDDIIANGDAARGLIKIIQRSGAELVGLGVVVEKSFQAGARTIREQGIRLESLVDITSLSEGTITFG; from the coding sequence ATGGAATTATTGAAACAGCGGATTTTGGAGGAAGGGGTCGTCATTTCGGATCAGGTGCTGAAGCTGGACGGTCTGCTTAACCACCAGGTTGATCCGATGCTGACGATGGAAATGGGACGGGAGTTTGCCCGCAGATTTGCTGAGGCTGGAGTGACACGCGTAGTTACCGTGGAGTCTTCGGGTATTGCCGTGGCATTTGCCACCGCTTATGAGATGAAGGTGCCACTGGTCTTTGCCCGGCGCAAAAAAACGCTGCTCGCTGATCCCGATGCCCTATGCGAACGGGTGCCGTCTTTTACCAAAGGGATCGTCACGGATATCATGCTGTCCCGCCAATACATCTCGGAGCATGACAAAATCCTCTTTATCGACGATATCATCGCCAACGGAGACGCCGCGCGCGGCCTGATCAAGATCATCCAGCGTTCCGGCGCCGAGCTTGTGGGTCTGGGCGTAGTGGTCGAGAAAAGCTTCCAGGCTGGCGCCCGTACAATCCGGGAACAGGGTATTCGTCTGGAGTCGCTTGTCGATATTACCTCTCTTAGTGAGGGAACGATTACTTTCGGGTAG
- a CDS encoding SDR family oxidoreductase, producing MNHQNKISVITGGANGIGRCLTEELLKAGAVVACIDTDLAAGRWLEEQYGAERLLFYPGDIAERSVIEDFTAQVISKFGHVDYLINNACISKKGLLSECSYEDFEYVQRIGVTAPYYLTLRLKEYFAPGASIVNISSSRERMSQPDTESYTAAKGGIGALTHGLSVSLAGKVRVNAISPGWIDTTAYQGTGEAADPVHSEPDLLQHPAGRVGTPPDIAAMVLFLCSDAAGFITGENIKIDGGMSKLMIYHGDEGWTYSPGGQA from the coding sequence ATGAACCATCAGAATAAAATCTCTGTCATCACCGGCGGCGCTAACGGAATTGGACGCTGTCTAACGGAGGAGCTGCTGAAGGCGGGAGCGGTGGTTGCCTGCATAGATACCGATCTTGCGGCCGGACGCTGGCTGGAGGAGCAGTATGGAGCGGAGCGGCTGTTGTTCTATCCGGGAGATATTGCGGAGCGTTCGGTCATTGAGGATTTCACCGCACAGGTTATCAGCAAATTCGGACATGTGGATTACCTGATTAACAATGCCTGCATTAGCAAAAAAGGCCTGCTGTCGGAGTGCAGCTACGAGGATTTCGAATATGTGCAGCGGATCGGGGTAACTGCGCCATATTATTTGACACTGCGGCTTAAGGAATATTTCGCTCCGGGAGCGTCCATCGTGAATATCTCTTCAAGCCGGGAGCGAATGTCCCAGCCGGATACGGAGAGCTATACTGCCGCCAAAGGCGGCATTGGTGCGTTGACCCACGGCCTTAGTGTAAGTCTGGCCGGTAAAGTGCGGGTGAATGCGATCAGCCCCGGTTGGATTGATACCACTGCCTATCAGGGTACGGGAGAAGCAGCGGACCCGGTTCATTCGGAGCCGGACCTGCTGCAGCATCCGGCTGGACGGGTAGGCACACCGCCGGATATCGCGGCTATGGTGCTTTTCCTGTGCAGTGATGCTGCAGGGTTCATCACCGGGGAGAATATAAAGATCGATGGCGGAATGTCCAAGCTGATGATCTATCACGGGGACGAAGGCTGGACTTATAGTCCGGGAGGGCAGGCATGA
- a CDS encoding AlkZ-related protein: MKLPVIKNARELAGLVREIGFLPLFRCEIDGFSLQECTPAGYWFVKDVEGPWEWREEVAAGGEIAYAKLFNKKAGFISKAWYPDFANYRRDGYDFDARYDDGLASMPSKQIMDVLMEHSEGLLSNELKQLAGFGKNGAKGFDTAMTHLQMQTYITASRFEYKQDKEGRPYGWGVGRYAMSEHVYGEEWVTSRYADKPAESKSRIAEHVAKLFPDAEMKEIEKVIK; the protein is encoded by the coding sequence ATGAAGCTGCCAGTAATTAAGAATGCGCGGGAGTTAGCCGGTCTGGTGCGTGAGATAGGTTTCCTTCCTTTATTCCGCTGTGAGATTGATGGTTTCTCCCTGCAGGAATGCACGCCTGCGGGCTACTGGTTCGTGAAGGATGTGGAGGGGCCGTGGGAGTGGCGTGAGGAAGTTGCCGCAGGGGGCGAGATCGCTTATGCGAAGCTTTTTAACAAAAAAGCCGGGTTTATCAGCAAAGCATGGTACCCTGACTTCGCCAATTACCGCCGGGACGGATACGACTTCGACGCCAGATATGATGATGGACTAGCCTCCATGCCCAGCAAACAAATTATGGATGTGCTAATGGAACACAGTGAGGGACTACTCTCCAATGAGCTTAAGCAGCTGGCCGGCTTCGGGAAAAACGGGGCTAAGGGCTTCGACACCGCAATGACGCATCTGCAGATGCAGACCTATATTACAGCCAGCAGATTTGAATACAAGCAGGATAAAGAGGGGCGTCCGTACGGCTGGGGAGTCGGGCGGTATGCGATGAGTGAGCATGTATACGGGGAAGAATGGGTTACCTCGCGTTACGCTGATAAGCCCGCGGAATCGAAGTCACGGATTGCTGAGCATGTGGCGAAGCTGTTCCCGGATGCAGAGATGAAGGAAATTGAAAAGGTCATTAAGTAG
- a CDS encoding helix-turn-helix transcriptional regulator — MDNRLEQLRKERGIKQEELAEALEVSRQTIGSLENGRYNPSIILAFKIARYFKLAIEDIFIYEEESE; from the coding sequence ATGGATAACAGGCTGGAACAGCTTCGGAAGGAGCGGGGAATTAAACAAGAAGAGCTGGCCGAGGCGCTCGAGGTCTCCAGACAGACCATCGGTTCGCTTGAGAACGGGAGGTATAACCCGTCCATCATTCTAGCCTTCAAAATCGCCCGCTATTTCAAACTGGCCATTGAGGATATTTTTATCTATGAGGAGGAATCCGAATGA
- a CDS encoding citrate transporter, which produces MDVANVVIGFIMVLSFFGLVWYCVKGYNLMVGFFVMSVLWTSIALIGNSIHPTSVMEGKTFIDVLTNVFQTGPENYGKAILVNIFFGAFFGRVLIDTGIAATLIRKVVELGGDKPRITMSLLCIVTAVIFTSMTGIGPVISIAVIVLPIMLSLGIPSPIALFSFMGSIMAGIFGNIVNFKQYQAIFATANESYASYDYNTYFKFGMIAMAVSLIVVLVVSNLSMNKKVSRAWAATPDAGATVDAPAISWISIILPVIGVVVFKLPIIFGFIVAGLFALLTCGKLKGGFASVCRMLSKQFADGAIDVAPMIGFLLTLSMFNNAATYASPYFKTLLDGAMPQTALLLCIVFAILTPLGFFRGPMNLVGSGSAILAVVVATAAWPVQFLYPLFAITTVAPQHLDVTQSWVAWGFGYTKVPAKEYMKMSIPTGWIIGIILCAIVFFMYGNLV; this is translated from the coding sequence GTGGATGTGGCTAATGTTGTAATCGGTTTCATTATGGTCTTATCATTTTTTGGATTGGTGTGGTACTGCGTTAAGGGGTATAACCTCATGGTGGGCTTCTTCGTCATGTCGGTCCTGTGGACATCAATTGCCCTGATCGGCAATTCCATTCATCCAACCTCCGTTATGGAGGGTAAGACATTTATTGACGTCCTGACGAACGTCTTCCAGACGGGTCCGGAGAACTACGGTAAAGCGATTCTGGTTAATATCTTCTTCGGCGCCTTCTTCGGCAGAGTCTTGATTGACACAGGGATTGCTGCAACGCTGATCCGTAAGGTGGTAGAGCTTGGCGGAGACAAACCAAGAATTACGATGTCGCTCTTATGTATTGTTACTGCGGTAATCTTCACCTCTATGACGGGTATCGGTCCGGTAATCTCCATCGCCGTAATCGTCTTGCCGATCATGCTGTCACTGGGAATACCTTCACCGATTGCCTTGTTCTCCTTCATGGGCTCAATTATGGCGGGTATCTTCGGGAACATTGTTAACTTCAAGCAGTATCAGGCTATTTTTGCTACAGCCAATGAAAGTTATGCCAGCTACGACTACAATACATACTTCAAATTCGGCATGATTGCGATGGCTGTCTCCCTGATTGTTGTTCTGGTGGTATCTAACCTGTCCATGAACAAGAAGGTTTCCCGTGCCTGGGCAGCCACTCCGGATGCCGGAGCTACGGTTGATGCCCCTGCAATCTCCTGGATTTCCATCATTCTGCCGGTAATCGGTGTAGTGGTGTTCAAACTCCCGATTATCTTCGGATTTATCGTTGCCGGTCTGTTCGCTTTACTGACTTGCGGCAAGTTAAAGGGTGGATTTGCAAGCGTTTGCAGAATGCTGTCGAAGCAATTCGCAGACGGGGCTATCGATGTGGCGCCGATGATCGGATTCTTGCTCACACTGTCCATGTTCAATAATGCTGCAACCTATGCTTCTCCTTACTTCAAAACCTTGCTTGATGGTGCAATGCCTCAGACGGCGTTATTGCTCTGTATCGTATTCGCCATCCTGACACCGCTTGGCTTCTTCCGCGGCCCGATGAACCTGGTCGGTTCCGGATCGGCCATTCTGGCAGTAGTTGTGGCTACCGCAGCTTGGCCTGTACAGTTTCTGTATCCTTTGTTCGCCATCACTACAGTAGCTCCGCAGCATTTGGACGTTACCCAATCCTGGGTAGCCTGGGGCTTCGGATATACGAAGGTTCCGGCCAAGGAATATATGAAGATGTCCATTCCTACAGGCTGGATTATCGGGATTATTCTGTGCGCGATTGTATTCTTCATGTACGGAAATTTGGTGTAG